The following proteins are co-located in the Apium graveolens cultivar Ventura chromosome 5, ASM990537v1, whole genome shotgun sequence genome:
- the LOC141725121 gene encoding uncharacterized protein LOC141725121 isoform X2: MDKALMTLAKKSSDGANLRVGDGVTSKVDVSSSVGLGKADGVDMPETPITVDSDTVGDLDNRQRKHACGSGKSIAETASHSANKTLTIVEAPGADESLVLRI; this comes from the coding sequence ATGGATAAGGCCTTGATGACGTTGGCAAAAAAATCTTCTGATGGGGCAAATTTGAGAGTTGGTGATGGGGTCACCTCAAAGGTTGATGTGTCATCTTCTGTGGGTTTGGGTAAGGCCGATGGTGTGGATATGCCTGAGACTCCTATTACTGTCGATAGTGATACTGTTGGCGATCTGGATAACCGTCAGCGTAAGCATGCTTGTGGGTCGGGAAAGAGCATTGCGGAGACTGCTTCTCATAGTGCCAATAAAACTTTGACTATTGTGGAGGCTCCAGGTGCCGATGAGTCCCTTGTGTTGCGTATTTAG
- the LOC141725121 gene encoding uncharacterized protein LOC141725121 isoform X1 yields the protein MEEHAFSSKPLARLLCKGTKLDMDKALMTLAKKSSDGANLRVGDGVTSKVDVSSSVGLGKADGVDMPETPITVDSDTVGDLDNRQRKHACGSGKSIAETASHSANKTLTIVEAPGADESLVLRI from the exons ATGGAGGAGCATGCTT TTTCTAGTAAGCCACTGGCTCGTTTATTGTGCAAAGGTACGAAATTAGATATGGATAAGGCCTTGATGACGTTGGCAAAAAAATCTTCTGATGGGGCAAATTTGAGAGTTGGTGATGGGGTCACCTCAAAGGTTGATGTGTCATCTTCTGTGGGTTTGGGTAAGGCCGATGGTGTGGATATGCCTGAGACTCCTATTACTGTCGATAGTGATACTGTTGGCGATCTGGATAACCGTCAGCGTAAGCATGCTTGTGGGTCGGGAAAGAGCATTGCGGAGACTGCTTCTCATAGTGCCAATAAAACTTTGACTATTGTGGAGGCTCCAGGTGCCGATGAGTCCCTTGTGTTGCGTATTTAG
- the LOC141660904 gene encoding uncharacterized protein LOC141660904 produces the protein MAYGTEALVLFEVGLKSYRIEVYNLETNSFGQRANVDLLEEKREAAHQRNMKYLLQAAHHYDSNIKKRSFTVGDLVLRELAASMPTKQGKLQPNWEGPYKVIEVVRLGTYKLETLSCEAIKNTWHASRLRKFYQ, from the coding sequence ATGGCCTATGGAACCGAAGCCCTGGTCCTATTTGAAGTAGGATTGAAATCATACCGAATTGAGGTCTACAATTTGGAAACCAACAGCTTTGGGCAGAGGGCGAACGTGGACTTATTGGAGGAAAAAAGGGAAGCTGCCCACCAAAGGAACATGAAATACTTGCTACAAGCAGCCCATCATTATGACTCCAACATCAAGAAGAGGTCGTTCACAGTGGGAGACCTAGTCCTGAGGGAGCTGGCTGCTTCAATGCCGACCAAACAAGGAAAACTTCAGCCTAACTGGGAAGGGCCTTATAAGGTGATCGAGGTCGTTCGCCTAGGAACATACAAGCTTGAAACACTATCATGCGAAGCAATAAAAAACACGTGGCATGCTAGTCGCCTTCGAAAGTTTTATCAGTAA